A genomic segment from Treponema sp. Marseille-Q3903 encodes:
- a CDS encoding rod-binding protein, giving the protein MNVGLVGNTFSGITNGNGALSSVKNNADSAKFSELLERLTSQNDRRGTVSSEQIAEKGRLNGDYTSGFKGTFTASSDKKSKPTGAAVNQANSHVKSKDIDRTSELYEKSMELENYFVKQMISEMRKTVMRGKDSDFARQTYEDMLYDEYAASMTKNAGFGLADQIYLSLV; this is encoded by the coding sequence ATGAATGTAGGATTAGTTGGAAATACTTTTAGCGGCATAACAAACGGAAACGGTGCCCTCTCGTCTGTTAAAAACAATGCGGATAGCGCAAAATTTTCGGAGCTTTTAGAAAGATTGACTTCGCAAAACGACAGACGGGGAACTGTTTCATCAGAGCAGATTGCAGAAAAAGGTCGTTTGAATGGCGATTACACATCTGGTTTTAAAGGCACTTTTACAGCTAGCAGCGACAAAAAATCAAAACCGACAGGAGCAGCTGTCAATCAGGCGAATTCTCATGTAAAATCTAAAGATATTGACAGAACATCTGAACTTTACGAAAAATCTATGGAGCTTGAAAATTATTTTGTAAAACAGATGATTTCAGAGATGCGCAAAACTGTCATGCGCGGTAAAGATTCTGATTTTGCAAGGCAGACTTATGAAGACATGCTATACGATGAGTATGCGGCTTCTATGACAAAAAATGCAGGTTTTGGACTTGCAGATCAGATTTATTTAAGTTTGGTATAA
- the murC gene encoding UDP-N-acetylmuramate--L-alanine ligase, producing the protein MEIKNNTTLSLPKVIRNVHIHFVGIKGTGMAALVEILFHNGAIITGSDVSEYFYTDEIIEKLGLKALPFDKKNITDKTLYVIYSSAYKLDKNPDLIEATRRGIPCLLYTQALGSWSSRAYSAGVCGVHGKTSTSGIIGTILKEIDLPAQVLSGSMINSFGNTCTYTSPLISENHEGKNIFVAETCEYQRHFMSFCPQKILLTSVESDHEDYYPTYQDIRDAFVDYVCKLPDGGDLTYCADDDGAVEVAEIAKNKRNDINLVPYGTKADGEFKLTFGNVENERNKFKIALFDDEFFLRVPGRHEVMDACGAVALVCKLLRTYGKEPIDYVRQIALGLENFSGGKRRSEIVGTGKNKNGDSVIVIDDYGHHPTAVRTTLEGYREFYKGRKLIVDFMSHTYSRTQALLKEFASSTECADEIILHKIYSSARENASDFKITGRSLYEETVKHAKLSGAEPSKVHYFEEPSGAVDFIYNKLNEPLPKKYNDGYIFVTMGAGDNWKVGKAILEKLK; encoded by the coding sequence ATGGAAATCAAAAACAATACGACTTTGTCTTTGCCGAAAGTGATACGCAATGTTCATATACATTTTGTCGGGATAAAAGGGACTGGGATGGCAGCGCTTGTTGAAATTCTCTTTCACAACGGTGCAATTATCACAGGTTCTGATGTAAGTGAATATTTTTACACTGACGAAATTATTGAAAAACTCGGTCTGAAGGCGCTTCCTTTTGATAAAAAAAATATCACAGATAAAACTCTGTATGTGATATATTCATCGGCTTACAAACTCGATAAAAATCCTGATTTGATTGAGGCAACTCGACGCGGAATTCCATGTCTGCTTTACACTCAGGCTTTAGGCTCTTGGAGTTCTCGCGCATATTCTGCCGGCGTCTGCGGAGTTCACGGAAAAACATCTACGTCGGGCATTATAGGCACTATTTTGAAGGAAATAGATTTGCCTGCCCAAGTTCTTTCAGGCTCGATGATAAATTCTTTTGGAAACACTTGCACTTATACATCGCCTTTAATCTCTGAAAATCACGAAGGCAAAAATATCTTTGTTGCTGAAACGTGTGAATATCAGCGTCATTTTATGAGCTTTTGCCCTCAAAAAATTCTTTTGACTTCTGTCGAATCTGACCATGAAGATTATTATCCGACTTATCAGGATATCAGAGATGCATTTGTAGACTATGTTTGTAAATTGCCGGATGGCGGTGATTTAACTTACTGTGCAGATGATGACGGGGCTGTGGAAGTTGCCGAAATCGCAAAAAACAAAAGAAATGATATCAATCTTGTTCCTTACGGTACAAAAGCTGATGGTGAATTTAAGCTCACTTTTGGAAACGTTGAAAATGAACGGAATAAATTTAAAATTGCTCTTTTTGATGATGAGTTTTTTCTCCGTGTTCCCGGTCGCCACGAAGTTATGGATGCATGTGGAGCAGTTGCCCTAGTGTGTAAGCTTTTGCGCACTTATGGAAAAGAACCAATCGATTATGTTAGGCAGATTGCGCTCGGTCTTGAAAACTTTTCCGGCGGCAAACGGCGCAGCGAGATTGTCGGAACCGGAAAAAATAAAAATGGAGATTCTGTCATCGTAATCGACGATTATGGACATCATCCGACTGCTGTTCGGACGACGCTCGAAGGGTATCGTGAATTTTACAAGGGACGTAAACTGATTGTCGATTTTATGAGCCATACGTATAGCCGCACTCAGGCGCTTTTAAAAGAGTTTGCATCGAGCACAGAATGTGCAGATGAAATTATCCTTCATAAAATCTACAGTTCAGCTCGTGAAAATGCATCTGATTTTAAGATAACAGGGCGCTCTCTCTATGAAGAGACTGTAAAACATGCAAAACTCTCCGGTGCGGAGCCTAGTAAAGTTCATTATTTTGAAGAACCGTCAGGTGCTGTAGATTTTATATATAATAAATTAAACGAACCACTTCCTAAAAAATACAATGATGGATATATATTTGTTACAATGGGAGCCGGAGATAACTGGAAAGTTGGAAAAGCTATTTTGGAGAAATTAAAATGA
- a CDS encoding YicC/YloC family endoribonuclease, which translates to MTSMTGYACEEVSSEKAIVCVEIKSVNSRFLDLTINLPPYLNQLESLYRAKISEKVMRGKVDVFIRIKELETDVQISSDTVAAKAYLDAIKKIAEATGYSSDIPLSLLIAQPGVLNSNKVYDVEKYKTMIDPVFDVAFKKFIFDRQREGKNMKKDLEEKLCKLEECAFFFKEWLPKMETYFKEQITTKFKELLGEHADENRIMSETAAMLVKYTINEEVVRLASHIEAMKNEIENNHAPGKKLDFICQEMNREINTIGSKNQFAEVGAMVITAKDSLENIREQSKNVE; encoded by the coding sequence ATGACATCTATGACAGGATACGCCTGCGAAGAAGTTTCTTCTGAAAAGGCGATTGTTTGCGTTGAAATAAAATCTGTGAATTCCCGTTTTCTTGATTTGACGATAAATCTTCCGCCGTATCTCAATCAGCTTGAAAGTTTATATCGGGCTAAAATCAGTGAAAAAGTTATGCGCGGTAAAGTTGATGTTTTTATCAGAATAAAAGAACTCGAAACTGATGTACAGATATCGAGCGATACTGTCGCTGCAAAAGCGTATCTCGACGCAATAAAAAAAATTGCGGAAGCTACAGGATATTCATCAGATATTCCGCTGAGCCTTTTGATTGCTCAGCCCGGTGTGCTTAATTCAAATAAAGTTTACGATGTTGAAAAATACAAGACGATGATTGACCCTGTTTTTGATGTTGCTTTCAAAAAATTTATCTTTGACCGGCAGCGTGAAGGCAAAAATATGAAAAAAGACCTTGAAGAAAAGCTATGCAAACTTGAAGAATGCGCGTTTTTTTTTAAAGAATGGCTGCCGAAAATGGAAACTTATTTTAAGGAACAAATTACAACCAAGTTTAAAGAGCTTCTTGGAGAGCATGCCGATGAAAACAGAATCATGTCAGAAACTGCCGCGATGCTTGTAAAATATACAATCAACGAAGAAGTTGTCCGCCTTGCCAGCCATATTGAGGCGATGAAAAATGAAATAGAGAACAATCATGCTCCTGGTAAAAAACTCGACTTTATATGTCAGGAAATGAACCGTGAAATAAACACAATCGGCAGCAAAAATCAGTTTGCAGAAGTTGGAGCGATGGTGATTACAGCGAAAGACAGCCTTGAGAATATCCGTGAGCAGAGTAAAAATGTTGAGTAG
- the cmk gene encoding (d)CMP kinase has protein sequence MKLNKDIRVAISGKSGCGNTTVSSLLSKKLGVKLVNYTFRQLAKEKNMTLEQVIAAAKNDDFYDKYVDKHQVELALEEPCILGSRLAVWMLKNADLKVYLHADDETRANRVFMREGGDLNQIKEFTAMRDREDTSRYKSFYGIDNNDYQFVDIVIDVNSKTPEQIVDIIIDKLEEKELITK, from the coding sequence ATGAAATTAAACAAAGATATCAGAGTTGCGATCAGCGGAAAGTCAGGTTGCGGAAATACTACAGTTTCCTCATTGCTTTCTAAAAAACTTGGAGTAAAACTCGTAAATTATACATTTCGTCAACTTGCTAAAGAAAAAAATATGACACTTGAGCAGGTGATTGCCGCTGCAAAAAATGATGACTTTTACGATAAATACGTAGATAAACATCAGGTTGAACTCGCTCTTGAAGAGCCTTGTATTCTTGGAAGCCGCCTTGCAGTCTGGATGCTAAAAAACGCAGACTTGAAAGTTTACCTTCATGCAGATGATGAAACTCGAGCAAATAGAGTCTTTATGAGAGAAGGCGGCGATCTGAATCAGATTAAAGAATTTACTGCAATGCGTGACAGAGAAGATACGTCACGATACAAGTCATTTTATGGAATCGACAACAACGACTATCAGTTTGTAGATATCGTCATCGACGTCAATTCAAAAACTCCGGAACAGATTGTCGATATCATCATTGACAAACTTGAAGAAAAGGAGCTCATAACAAAGTAA
- a CDS encoding folylpolyglutamate synthase/dihydrofolate synthase family protein: MTAIDVFQEWLDDYLNFERAPQKNIFWLDTIDYLCKRFDNPQDYAPCVHVAGSKGKGSVSRMIACILQEAGYNVGLYMSPHITDFRERICKPTCFLSEEIYEKTIKELIPNINSIIPESLPAERPITWFELVTLYAFLCFRNAKVDWAVYEVGLGGRLDATNIIRPKICCINAIELEHTEFLGDTLEKIAAEKAGIIKNCTPVIIAPQQSENVKIVLREKAIARHAPYYFVEELINHSSYKFDEKSKKMNIHLESNLFNHQIDASLQMLGKAQILNASMAAIAVKKILPNLDEDVIRRGLEKAKLPGRFEIVEKIKKYDDIPAVILDGAHTLNSISLTIDTLNKLYGAKKVNLLFACAADKDVKDISMLCKYRFEHVYVTRPGDKKESNLDSEKEAFNAAGIDFTADADYKTMIKKAFDDSAENGNLLLVTGSFYLVSEVKQFINSI; the protein is encoded by the coding sequence GTGACTGCTATAGACGTTTTTCAAGAGTGGCTCGACGATTATTTAAATTTTGAACGTGCCCCTCAAAAAAATATATTTTGGTTAGATACAATTGATTATCTATGTAAACGCTTTGATAATCCTCAGGACTATGCTCCTTGTGTTCATGTCGCAGGTTCAAAAGGAAAAGGCTCCGTCTCTCGAATGATTGCATGTATTTTGCAGGAAGCCGGATACAATGTAGGTCTTTACATGTCTCCTCACATCACTGATTTTAGGGAGCGTATATGTAAGCCGACTTGTTTTTTGTCTGAAGAAATATACGAAAAGACTATAAAGGAACTTATTCCAAACATCAATTCCATTATTCCTGAAAGCCTTCCCGCAGAGCGACCTATTACGTGGTTTGAATTGGTGACATTGTATGCATTTTTATGCTTTAGAAACGCCAAAGTTGACTGGGCTGTGTATGAAGTCGGACTTGGAGGCAGACTAGATGCGACCAATATCATCAGACCAAAAATATGCTGCATAAATGCTATTGAACTTGAACACACGGAATTTCTTGGCGACACTCTTGAAAAAATTGCTGCGGAAAAAGCCGGAATCATAAAAAACTGTACGCCTGTCATAATCGCCCCACAGCAGTCTGAAAATGTAAAAATTGTGTTGCGTGAAAAGGCAATAGCGCGGCATGCCCCTTATTATTTTGTCGAAGAACTCATAAATCATTCATCTTATAAGTTTGATGAAAAATCTAAGAAGATGAATATTCATCTTGAAAGCAATCTTTTTAATCACCAGATTGATGCAAGCTTGCAGATGCTTGGAAAAGCTCAGATTCTAAACGCATCAATGGCAGCGATTGCAGTTAAAAAGATACTCCCAAACCTCGATGAAGATGTTATCAGACGTGGGCTCGAAAAAGCAAAATTGCCAGGTCGCTTTGAAATTGTTGAAAAAATAAAAAAGTATGACGATATTCCTGCTGTAATTCTCGACGGTGCACACACTTTAAACAGCATCAGTCTTACAATCGACACTTTGAATAAACTGTACGGCGCAAAAAAAGTAAATCTATTATTCGCTTGTGCCGCTGATAAAGATGTCAAAGATATATCGATGTTGTGCAAATATCGGTTTGAGCACGTGTATGTCACGCGCCCTGGTGATAAAAAAGAATCAAATCTTGATTCTGAAAAAGAGGCTTTTAATGCTGCCGGAATTGATTTCACAGCAGATGCTGATTATAAAACGATGATAAAAAAAGCTTTTGACGATTCTGCAGAGAATGGAAACTTGCTTTTAGTGACAGGTTCTTTTTATCTTGTCTCAGAAGTAAAACAGTTTATAAACAGCATATAA
- the alr gene encoding alanine racemase translates to MERCTKAIIYKENLKFNIEQIKKYVKTDVKICIAVKADSYGHNAVLTSKLAEELGIDFVAVATVEEGAELRQNGIKTDILLLSLCTPEEMPSLFEYNITPLVFSKEYIKLISDIADAFYSPATCIKTDKCDSRFPVHLAVDTGMGRIGCYPDEAGIQAKMIDSSKHLKLGGMTTHFAVSDSLKEDNKKYTAQQYDEFTKAVNNVCDMGLEPGIRSCSASAALLNDERMHFDMVRPGIITYGYYPDEITEKYLSSIGKKIEIKPVLSFETKVVAIRRIAKGKSVSYGRTWQAQNDTDIAVLPVGYADGLLRRFSPGLQVTINGKNYPVIGRICMDQCMVDIGKDNKDVKLWDRVVIFGPKECGALNTADDLAKIGDTISYEVLTSLSKRVKREIK, encoded by the coding sequence ATGGAACGCTGTACAAAAGCAATTATTTATAAAGAAAATCTAAAATTTAACATCGAACAGATCAAAAAATATGTAAAGACTGATGTAAAAATCTGCATCGCAGTAAAGGCCGACAGCTACGGTCACAACGCAGTTTTGACATCAAAACTCGCTGAAGAATTAGGAATAGATTTTGTCGCCGTCGCAACTGTTGAAGAAGGCGCAGAACTTAGACAAAATGGGATTAAAACTGACATTTTGCTTTTGAGTTTGTGCACTCCAGAAGAAATGCCAAGCCTTTTTGAATACAATATCACGCCTCTTGTATTTTCAAAAGAATACATAAAATTGATTTCCGATATCGCTGACGCATTTTACTCCCCTGCAACTTGCATAAAAACTGATAAATGTGATTCTAGATTCCCTGTTCACCTCGCTGTCGACACGGGGATGGGAAGAATCGGCTGTTATCCTGATGAAGCCGGCATTCAGGCAAAAATGATTGACAGTTCAAAACATCTCAAACTCGGAGGAATGACTACACATTTTGCAGTGAGCGATTCTCTTAAAGAAGACAATAAAAAATATACAGCTCAGCAGTACGACGAATTCACAAAAGCTGTGAACAATGTCTGCGATATGGGACTTGAACCAGGTATTCGCTCTTGCAGTGCGAGTGCAGCCTTACTCAACGACGAACGCATGCATTTTGACATGGTCAGACCCGGAATCATAACTTACGGCTACTATCCTGATGAAATAACAGAAAAATATCTAAGTTCGATTGGAAAAAAAATTGAAATAAAACCTGTTCTTTCATTTGAAACAAAAGTTGTCGCAATCCGCCGTATTGCAAAAGGAAAATCTGTATCTTACGGAAGGACGTGGCAGGCCCAAAATGACACTGATATTGCAGTTCTTCCTGTTGGATATGCAGATGGATTGTTGCGCCGTTTTTCACCTGGATTACAAGTCACAATCAACGGAAAAAACTACCCTGTAATCGGCAGAATATGTATGGATCAGTGCATGGTAGATATTGGAAAAGACAATAAAGATGTAAAACTCTGGGATAGAGTTGTTATTTTTGGACCAAAAGAATGCGGTGCTTTGAACACTGCCGATGATTTAGCAAAAATCGGAGACACTATCTCTTATGAAGTTTTAACTTCGTTGAGCAAGCGTGTAAAGCGAGAAATAAAATAA